The proteins below come from a single Tissierella sp. MB52-C2 genomic window:
- the murF gene encoding UDP-N-acetylmuramoyl-tripeptide--D-alanyl-D-alanine ligase codes for MITRNLKEIESMCNGTELKDKYNDIVIKGVCTDSRNITHDQLFIPLIGENFNGHDFITMAIGKGAAACLWNKNEIMPDLDFPFILVDDTTKALQELAKSYRSQLNTKVVGITGSNGKTSTKDILASLLKTQYKTHKTLGNFNNYIGLPLTILSMDEDTEMAVLEMGMDNFGQIELLTSIARPDAAVITNIGEAHLEDLKTRENIAKAKLEILKGLKPNDFFLYYGDESLLKKEMNTISIDYNVKTFGKDSSNDYQPEILFVNETGDTFYLKEPESPEFFIPMLGEHQVLNATAAIAIARYFGISYENIRQGLLNIEKTGMRNELVHGKDFTILNDSYKSNPSSVLVALNTMYFMKDYDQKIVVLGDMQGLGHGEINMHKEIGLKIDSNEIDYVFTYGPLSQNIAESAVLNFGKDRVYSFKSLDHKDKLIRKIKEVMKPNSLILTKASRALAMEEVVESLIGS; via the coding sequence GTGATAACAAGAAACTTAAAAGAAATAGAAAGTATGTGTAATGGAACAGAATTAAAAGATAAATATAATGATATTGTAATTAAGGGAGTTTGCACTGATTCAAGAAATATAACCCATGACCAACTATTTATTCCCTTAATAGGGGAAAATTTTAACGGTCATGATTTCATTACTATGGCTATAGGAAAAGGTGCCGCTGCTTGTCTATGGAATAAAAACGAGATTATGCCTGATTTAGACTTTCCTTTTATATTAGTTGATGATACTACAAAGGCTCTTCAAGAATTGGCAAAGTCTTATCGTAGTCAGCTAAATACAAAGGTCGTAGGAATTACCGGAAGCAATGGTAAGACTTCCACTAAAGATATATTAGCTAGTCTTTTGAAAACTCAATATAAAACCCATAAGACCTTAGGCAATTTTAATAACTATATTGGATTACCTTTAACTATTTTGTCTATGGATGAAGACACAGAAATGGCAGTACTTGAAATGGGTATGGACAACTTTGGACAAATTGAGCTTTTAACTTCCATTGCTAGACCTGATGCAGCAGTAATTACTAATATTGGTGAAGCTCATTTAGAGGATTTAAAGACTAGGGAAAATATTGCTAAGGCAAAGCTTGAAATCTTAAAGGGATTAAAACCTAATGATTTCTTTCTATACTATGGAGATGAGTCTTTACTTAAAAAAGAAATGAATACTATTTCCATAGATTACAATGTAAAAACCTTTGGTAAGGATTCATCTAATGATTATCAGCCTGAAATATTATTTGTAAATGAAACTGGAGATACATTCTACTTAAAAGAACCAGAATCTCCTGAATTCTTTATTCCAATGTTAGGAGAACATCAAGTACTTAATGCAACTGCTGCCATAGCCATCGCAAGATATTTTGGTATTTCCTATGAAAATATTCGACAGGGACTACTAAATATAGAAAAGACTGGTATGAGAAATGAACTGGTACATGGAAAAGATTTTACTATTTTAAATGATTCTTACAAATCAAATCCTTCATCTGTTTTAGTGGCACTAAATACTATGTATTTTATGAAAGACTATGATCAAAAAATTGTTGTTCTTGGAGATATGCAGGGCTTAGGTCATGGGGAAATCAATATGCATAAGGAAATTGGATTAAAAATTGACTCAAATGAAATTGATTATGTATTTACCTATGGCCCACTTTCTCAAAATATTGCAGAATCAGCAGTTTTAAACTTTGGTAAAGATAGAGTATATTCCTTTAAATCTCTTGATCATAAGGATAAGTTAATAAGAAAGATTAAAGAAGTTATGAAACCAAATTCTTTAATTTTAACAAAGGCTTCTAGGGCATTGGCCATGGAAGAAGTAGTGGAAAGTTTAATAGGCTCCTAA
- a CDS encoding D-alanine--D-alanine ligase family protein has product MKINIYVLCGGKSVEHDISLRSASAIINAIDRVKYNVYPIYITNEGVWCNLGLWENKIENPDELRSASSSTVALSMGEFLTNILKENEDNLVFPALHGPNGEDGTIQGFLELLSIPYVGNGVLSSSVAMDKVVAKDLLAKYNIPQVKYASVTLHNWKIDEEKSYEEVEKEIGYPCYIKPSNGGSSVGITMAGNREELVNSFKEAFLYDSKIIIEEEIIAREMQISVVGNHNPKASVPGEFIMERSFFDYNAKYIDGKLIPVVPARLEPEITDLVCRTAEKTFKVLNCSGLARVDIFVTDNNKIFVNEINTMPGFTAVSMTPVLWKATDGTTYGELVERLIQLGLERYNERKAIVNKR; this is encoded by the coding sequence ATGAAAATAAATATTTATGTATTATGTGGTGGAAAATCCGTTGAACACGATATATCTTTAAGATCTGCATCAGCTATAATTAATGCTATAGATAGAGTAAAATATAATGTTTATCCAATCTACATTACCAATGAAGGGGTATGGTGTAATCTAGGACTATGGGAGAATAAAATAGAAAATCCAGATGAACTAAGAAGTGCTAGTTCCTCTACAGTAGCCCTATCCATGGGAGAATTTTTAACTAATATATTGAAAGAGAATGAAGACAATTTAGTTTTTCCAGCCCTTCATGGACCCAATGGAGAAGATGGTACTATTCAAGGATTTTTAGAATTATTAAGTATTCCATATGTAGGAAACGGAGTTTTATCCTCTTCAGTTGCTATGGATAAAGTAGTAGCAAAGGATTTATTGGCGAAATATAATATTCCTCAAGTAAAATATGCTTCTGTTACACTACATAACTGGAAAATAGATGAGGAAAAATCTTATGAGGAGGTTGAAAAGGAGATTGGCTATCCTTGTTATATAAAACCATCTAACGGTGGCTCTAGCGTAGGAATTACTATGGCAGGAAACCGTGAAGAACTTGTAAATTCATTTAAAGAAGCTTTCCTTTACGACTCTAAGATAATCATTGAAGAAGAAATCATCGCGAGAGAAATGCAAATCTCTGTAGTAGGCAACCATAATCCTAAGGCATCCGTTCCTGGTGAATTTATTATGGAAAGATCATTTTTTGACTATAATGCTAAATATATAGATGGCAAACTTATACCTGTAGTACCTGCTAGACTAGAGCCAGAGATAACAGACTTAGTTTGCAGAACTGCAGAAAAAACTTTCAAGGTCTTAAATTGTAGTGGCTTAGCTCGTGTAGATATATTTGTTACAGATAATAATAAAATCTTTGTAAATGAAATAAATACTATGCCCGGTTTTACAGCTGTAAGTATGACTCCTGTCTTATGGAAAGCAACGGATGGTACTACTTATGGAGAATTAGTAGAAAGATTAATTCAGCTAGGTCTTGAAAGATATAATGAAAGAAAAGCCATAGTAAATAAGAGGTGA